A single region of the Flavobacteriales bacterium genome encodes:
- a CDS encoding TonB-dependent receptor → MRAALFFFIFSIVSSIGSMAQTEIKGKVYDEINKEGLIGASVVIDGTTIGVTTDINGEFILTTDRELPLQLLISYISYRKKYVTVTSNNASNLRIAMQTDAVVMEAVEVKAQRISQKQQQAALTVESMDVLAIKEAASGNFYESLGALKEVDVTSASLGFKVINTRGFNSTSPVRSLQLIDGVDNQSPGLNFSLGNFLGASDLDVKNVEIVAGASSAFFGPGAFNGVVNMTTKDPFSFPGVSVEVKAGERSLFQRVVRLADFTTNKDGDPKFGYELNWFYMEADDWEADNLDPVEGSPFSADHPFGYDAVNVYGDEDVSFNNDNSDNLLPSQFNGRPGLTEWLRNGYKETDLVNYETDNTKLSVGLLYKIDPKITANYGFNYSTGNTIYQGDNRYALRGVEFYQHKLEIGEADKWFIRAYRTSEDAGRTYDAVTTALRIQEAQMDNGTWNTNFLTFWSQNIVPFLEDDSNPESTFQHFYDAGIVPYRPDTSVVDNLFFETLQQGFSDPDSSIAFYNDLMLDLIATEPDLFDSLYQANVDITNALSDEFTPAFFEPGTARFDSIFDVITSKTFTEGGSRFYDRSSLNHVQGEYRFNWQDIDFTVGANARWYNPDSRGTIFSDTLGYTYARDSLGNFILEDGQRVKLDSSRVEITNSEWGAYIGLEKRFIDEKLRASFTMRVDKNQNYDYLTSPAFSLVYTPSETSTFRASFSSAIRNPTLADQYLYYNVGRAILLGNVNGAFEEGVDSLITIDSFTNFRSNLDRDTLEFFNVESIRPEQVRTIELGYRGKLSESLFIDGGVYYSRYTDFIGFELGISADFDPQVINSPPTNVIAYRVSSNAKSIVTTQGASIGFNYYLKKMALSGNYSFNELTSGEDDPIIPAFNTPKHKFNLGISAREVVLFKKIPHFGYGINYKWIEGFLFEGSPQFTGSIPTYDMLDAQLNLYVPELKCTFKVGGSNIMGIRPLFAQNVENRWEQAFDNKNLQVYGGPRVGRLLYASILLELK, encoded by the coding sequence ACCGATGCGGTGGTGATGGAGGCCGTAGAAGTAAAGGCCCAGCGGATATCCCAGAAGCAACAACAGGCAGCCTTGACAGTTGAGTCGATGGATGTGCTGGCCATCAAAGAGGCAGCCTCTGGCAATTTCTACGAAAGCCTAGGCGCGCTGAAGGAGGTGGATGTCACTTCGGCCAGTCTGGGATTCAAGGTCATCAATACCAGAGGATTCAATTCGACCAGTCCGGTGCGCTCCCTGCAATTGATCGATGGTGTGGACAATCAGTCACCTGGACTGAACTTCTCGCTGGGTAATTTCCTAGGCGCTTCCGATCTGGATGTGAAGAACGTGGAGATAGTAGCTGGTGCAAGTTCAGCATTCTTCGGGCCGGGTGCCTTCAATGGGGTGGTGAACATGACCACCAAGGACCCCTTCAGTTTCCCAGGTGTCAGCGTAGAGGTCAAAGCTGGAGAACGTTCCCTCTTCCAGCGCGTAGTGCGCCTAGCAGATTTCACCACCAATAAGGACGGTGATCCCAAATTCGGGTACGAACTCAACTGGTTCTATATGGAGGCCGATGACTGGGAGGCGGACAATCTGGATCCGGTTGAAGGATCGCCTTTCTCGGCCGATCATCCTTTCGGCTATGATGCGGTCAACGTCTATGGGGATGAGGACGTGAGTTTCAACAATGACAACTCGGACAACCTATTACCGTCCCAATTCAACGGACGTCCCGGCCTGACCGAATGGCTGCGTAATGGATACAAGGAGACCGATCTGGTGAACTATGAGACCGACAACACCAAACTGAGTGTAGGTCTATTGTACAAGATAGACCCTAAGATAACAGCCAACTATGGTTTCAACTACAGCACAGGGAATACCATCTACCAAGGTGACAATCGCTATGCGTTACGAGGAGTAGAATTCTACCAGCACAAACTGGAGATCGGGGAGGCAGATAAGTGGTTCATACGTGCCTATCGCACCTCAGAGGATGCGGGGCGTACGTATGATGCCGTGACTACTGCACTGCGCATCCAAGAGGCTCAGATGGACAATGGGACTTGGAATACCAATTTCTTGACCTTTTGGAGTCAGAATATCGTCCCCTTCCTGGAAGACGACTCCAATCCCGAATCCACCTTCCAGCATTTCTATGATGCTGGTATCGTACCCTACAGACCGGACACTTCGGTAGTGGACAATCTCTTCTTCGAGACCTTGCAACAGGGATTCTCCGACCCGGATTCATCCATAGCCTTCTATAACGACCTCATGCTCGACCTCATCGCCACCGAGCCGGATCTCTTTGACAGTCTGTACCAGGCCAATGTGGATATCACCAACGCCCTATCAGACGAATTCACTCCAGCTTTCTTCGAGCCAGGAACCGCTCGTTTCGATTCCATCTTCGATGTGATCACCAGCAAGACCTTCACCGAAGGGGGTTCGCGTTTCTATGACCGCTCTTCCTTGAATCACGTTCAAGGGGAGTATCGCTTCAATTGGCAGGATATCGACTTCACGGTAGGCGCCAATGCACGCTGGTATAACCCCGATAGTCGCGGCACGATTTTCAGTGATACGCTAGGCTATACCTATGCGAGGGATAGCCTGGGCAATTTCATATTGGAGGACGGTCAGCGGGTCAAACTCGATTCCAGTCGGGTAGAGATCACCAACAGCGAGTGGGGAGCGTATATCGGATTGGAGAAGCGATTTATCGATGAGAAACTCCGCGCGAGTTTCACGATGCGCGTGGATAAGAATCAGAACTACGACTACCTCACCTCACCAGCATTCTCCTTGGTATATACTCCTTCGGAGACCAGCACCTTTAGAGCCAGTTTTTCCAGTGCAATACGTAATCCGACCCTGGCCGATCAGTACCTCTATTATAATGTTGGACGTGCCATCTTACTCGGAAATGTCAATGGAGCTTTTGAAGAAGGTGTGGATTCATTGATCACCATAGACTCATTCACGAACTTTCGCTCCAATCTGGACCGCGATACCTTGGAATTCTTCAATGTGGAATCGATTCGACCCGAGCAGGTGCGAACCATCGAGCTGGGATACCGCGGTAAGCTGAGCGAAAGCCTCTTCATCGATGGGGGAGTCTATTATAGCCGCTATACCGACTTCATCGGATTCGAGTTAGGTATCAGCGCTGATTTCGACCCTCAGGTCATCAACTCCCCTCCCACCAATGTCATCGCCTACAGGGTCTCTTCCAATGCAAAGAGTATCGTGACCACCCAAGGAGCCAGCATAGGATTCAACTACTATCTCAAGAAAATGGCCCTCAGTGGGAACTATAGCTTCAACGAATTGACCAGTGGTGAGGATGACCCGATCATCCCTGCATTCAACACCCCGAAGCACAAATTCAATCTTGGAATCAGTGCACGAGAGGTGGTCCTATTCAAAAAGATCCCACACTTCGGATATGGTATCAACTACAAATGGATCGAGGGCTTCCTTTTCGAAGGTTCGCCACAGTTCACAGGTAGCATTCCAACTTATGATATGTTAGATGCACAGCTGAACCTCTATGTTCCTGAATTGAAGTGTACTTTCAAAGTTGGCGGGAGTAACATCATGGGCATCCGACCTCTTTTCGCACAGAATGTGGAGAATCGGTGGGAACAGGCATTCGACAATAAGAATCTCCAAGTCTATGGAGGACCCCGTGTTGGTAGACTTCTCTATGCATCTATATTACTAGAACTGAAATAG